The DNA region GGCGGCGTGGGCCCGGTCATAGGCCGCCTGGATGGCAGGGCTGGCGAAGTTGAACTTCAGGTCCTCGAAGGCGTGGGCGAACTCGTGCAGCATGAGCGTCGGGTGCCCGGCGTGGCTCTGGATCAGCGTGCTGGGGTGCGGAACGGTGATGGCGCCCACATCGCGGGGCACGCCTTCACGCAGGACTGTCCAGGTGTACTGAAGGGACCTCCATGGCAGGAAGCGCCCCCGGTAGTAGGCGAGGTATTCGTTGCCAACACGCATGCCGTCCGAGTCCCGTTCCCAGTCCGGATCAAGTTCCAGGTAGATCGGCGTTTCTTCCCGCAGCAGGCGCACGTGCGGTGCGGGCAGCGTGCGGCTCACCAGGGCGAGCTGTTCGTCCAGGCGCCACTCCAGGCGCTCCATCAGGTCGGGGTGGTCCTGCAGTTCCGGCGAGACGAACAGCTGAAAGCCCTGCAACGTGCGGGCCTCGTATCCGAGCGCAATCGGGTTCGGGGCCCGCAGGCGTTGCGTGGCGACGCCGGCCGCGCTGAGCAGGGCGAGGGCCGAGAGGGGCAGGAGAAGGCGGAATCGGCGGCTCATTGTCACCGGGTACGACGTGAGGAACGCGGTCGTTCCCCTCGGGTAGGCTCGGGGCATGCTGAGGGTGCAGGTGCTGGGTGAGCCCGGCGGGGACAACGCGCTGTTCGTGACTGCCGATGGGGGGCAGGGTCTGACCCGGCTGCTGCTGGATTGCGGCGGGCGCACCGTGGACGCCCTGCCGTTCGGTGAGGTGCAGCAGATCGATCACCTGCTGTTCTCGCACCTGCACATGGATCACGTGGCGGGGTTCGATGCGTTTTTTCGCGTGAACTTCGAGCGGACCGCGCGGGAGAATCATTTGTGGGGCCCGCCGGGTGCGGCGCGCATTCTCTCGCACCGGTTCCAGGGGTTCTGGTGGAATCACGCGCCGGACCTGCGGGGCACGTGGTTCGTGCACGAGGTGGGGGAGGGGGCGGTGCAGTCCTTCCGGTTCGAGGCGCACGAGGCTTTCGAGGTCCAGCACGAGGCCGGGCGGCGGCCGCACGACGGGGTGATTCTGTCCACGCCGCAGGTGAGCGTGCAGGCCGTGTCGCTGCGGCACCAGGGCGTGAGTCTGGGTTTCATCCTGCGCGAGCCGGAGCGGGTGAACGTGAACGCGGCTGCGCTGGCGGCCCTCGGGGTGCCGGGGGGGCGGTGGCTGGCGCAGCTGAAGGCCGGCGTGACCGGGCAGCTGGACGTGAACGGCGTGCTTCATGACGCCGCAGAGCTGCGCGCCCGGCTGTTGCAGAGCGAAGCCGGGGAGAGTGCCGCTTACTTCACGGACTTCCTGCTGGACGAAGGGGAAGTGCAGCGGCTCGCGCCCCTCCTGAGGGGCGTGCAGACGCTGTACGTGGAGGCGCAGTACGCGCCTGCGGACGCGGCCCTGGCCGCCCGGCACCACCACACGACGGCCGTGCAGGGCGCGGCCCTGGCGCGCGCGGCGGGCGTGCAGGCCCTCGTGCTGCTGCACGTCTCCCGCCGCTACGACCCTCCGGCGTGGCAGGCCATGTTGCGGGCGGCTCAGGAGGTCTTTCCTGCGGCGCGGTTCCCGGACGGCTGGTTCCGCGGGTCCTGAGGGGCCGAGCATGAATGCGGCCTGAACCCCGACTGACAGGCAGCGGACCGGGGCGGGTGCAGACTGGGCGCAATGCGAATCCAACCCTATCGGTGTCTCCGGCAGGCCAAGAGCGAGTGGCGCGTGAAGTACGGGTGCCGCAGCAACGGGGGACGCACCGGGCGCGTGATGGTCAGGCGGACCCGGCGCCGGTAGGCCCGCGGTCGGCCAGCCGGAACAGCGCGCCGGCCGGGGTGTGCGCGCAGGCCACCTGACCGCCCGCGCGGCGGGTACGATTCGGGCATGAACCACACCCGCACCTGGACGGACATGTACGGCAGCGCCTGCGCCAGCTTCGAGGGCCGCGCCGGAGGCCACACCTGGCTGGTGGCCGCGCCGCCCGATCTCGCGGCCGCCGTGCCCGCCCAGCTGGAGGGCGTGGACGGCAAGGGCACCGTGGAGCTGCTCGTCCACGAGGGCCTCACGCCGCTGCTGGCCACCGCGCGGGAGATGCAGCCCCGCGGCGTGCTGATCGTGGCGCCCGAGGCCTTCCAGGCCGGCCCGGCCGTCACGGTGGAGGCCCGCACGGTGGAACACGCGGAGAACGCCGCGTACCAGGAGGGCGGCGCGTTCCCCGCCTGGACCGCCGCCGGGCCCCAGAGTGGCTCGGCGCAGGGCGAGTGCCCGGCCGCGAGCGCGGTGGCCTCGCTGGACCTGCCGGTGCGGCTCGCCACGCCCGGCACGGTGCGGGAGGTGCTGGAAGCCTGGATGGACGCCACGCCCCACGGCCGCTGAGTGCCGTGACCATTCGGGCCGGGCGGGGCGGGGTACACTCCGCCGCGTGACGGCCCCCGCTGCCCCTCTTCCGGACCAGGTGGTGCGGCACCTGTACGTGCACGTGCCCTTCTGCCCGAGCATCTGCCCGTACTGTGATTTTCACGTTCTGACCCGCCGCGCCGGGATGGTCGAGGCGTACCTGGCGCGGCTGGAGCAGGAGGCGGCCGAACTGGCCGGGCAGTACGACGTGCAGCTGGACACCGTGTACGTGGGGGGCGGCACGCCCAGCTTCCTGCGGGACGCCGAGATCACGCAGCTTGCGCGCAGCGTGCAGCGGCACCTCGGCTGGGGCGGCGTGGAGAACACCCTGGAAATCAATCCGGGTACGGTCAGCGCGGACCGCGCGGCGCTGTGGCGGGACCTGGGCTTCACCCGGGCGAGCGTGGGCGTGCAGAGCCTGCACGATCCCACCCTGAAGTTCCTGGGCCGCACGCACGACGCGCAGCAGGCCCGCCGGGCCGTGCAGACCCTCACGGCCGCGGACTTCCGCGTGAGCGGCGACCTGATCACGGCCGTGCCCGGTCAGCCGCTGGAGGCCGACATTCACGGCCTGGTGGACCTGGGCGTGGGGCACGTGAGCGCCTACACGCTCACCATCGAGCCCGGCACTGAGTTCGCGCGGCGCGGCGTGACCGTCCAGGAGGACGACGAGCGCGCCGGCTTCGAGCGGACCGAGGAACTGCTCTCGGCGCGGGGCTTCACGCGTTACGAGGTCAGCAATTACGCCCTGCCCGGGCAGGAGTCGCGTCACAACCTCGCGTACTGGCACGGCCGCACGTACCTGGGCCTGGGGCCCGGCGCGGCGGGGCATTACCCGGCGCCGGCAGGCCGCGGGCTGCTCACCACGCGCCGCACCAACCCGCACCTGCACGACTGGCTGACCGGCGCGGCCGGGGAGACGCTGCCGGTGGACGCGGTGGAGTACGTCACGGACGCCCTGTTCATGGGTCTGCGCCTGCGGGAGGGCCTGGACCTGCGGGCCCTGGCGGCGCGCAGCGGCGTGGACGTCGCCGCGCGGTACGCCGCCGTGATCGAACGGAACGTCCGGCGCGGCCTGCTGACCCTGCACGGCGCTCAGCTGCGGGCCACGCCGGACGGCTGGTGGGTCCTCAACCGCGTTGTCGCGGAATTTCTGGACGAGGACGGCTGAGCGCCCCGCGCGGCCGAATTCACCATTCCCGGTTGTCAGTCCTGCGCGTCCATCTATCCGGTCAGGTCAGTGGCGGACCCGGTAGACTGCCCCCATGACCAAGTCCTATGACTTTGACGTGCTCGTCATCGGTGCCGGCCCCGGCGGGTACCACGCCGCCATCCGCGCCGCGCAGCTGGGGCTCAAGACCGCCTGCGTGGAACGCGAGGCGGTGGGCGGCGTGTGTCTCAACTGGGGCTGCATCCCCACCAAGGCCCTGCTGCACGCCGGCGAGATGGTTCACGAAAGCAAACAGGCCGCCGACTTCGGCCTGACCTTCAGCGGGACCAGCCTGAACATCGGCAAGCTCAACGGCTGGAAAGAAGGCATCGTCAAGAAACTCACCGGCGGCGTCTCCGGCCTGTTCAAGGCGAACAAGGTCACCCTGCTGACCGGGCAGGCGTCCTTCGTGGACGACCACACCGTCAAGGTCGGTGACCAGACTCACACCGCCGCGAACATCATCATCGCCACCGGCAGTGAGCCCGCCACCCTGCCCGGCATCACCGTGGACCAGCAGGTGATCGTGGACAGCACCGGCGCCCTGAACGTTCCCGACCCCATCCCCGGCCGCATGCTGTGCATCGGCGGCGGCGTGATCGGCTTCGAGTTCGCGCACATCTACAACAACCTCGGCAGCGACGTGAAGGTCATCGAGTTCCTTCCCACCGTCATCCCCGGCGCGGACACCGACGCTGTCGCCGCGTTCCGCAAGAGCATGGAAAAGCAGGGCATCAAGGTCGCCACCCAGACCAAGGCGAACAGGGCCGAGAAGAAGGCCGACGGCGTGCACGTCGAACTGGAGGACGTCAAGACCGGCGCCAAGACGGTGGAGGTCTACGACCGCGTGCTCGTCGCCATCGGCCGGCGCCCCCGCACCGACGGCCTGAACCCCGAGAAGGCCGGCGTGACCGTCACCGACCGCGGCTTCATCCCCGCCGACCGCAAGCAGCGCACGAACGTCCCCCACATCTACGCCATCGGCGACGTCGCCTCCAACCCCATGCTGGCCCACAAGGCCATGAAAGAGGGCCTGGTGGCCGCCGAGGTCATCGCCGGCAAACCCGCCGAACAGGACGCCGTCGCGATCCCCGGCGTGGTGTACACCAGCCCCGAACTGGCCTGGGTGGGCCTCACCGAAGCCGAAGCGAAGGAAAAAGGCTACGAGGTCAAGACCGGCAACTTCCCCTTCGCTGCCTCCGGCCGCGCCATGACCCTCCAGAGCACCGACGGTTTCGTGAAGATGATTGTCGAGAAGGACACCGACCTGCTTCTCGGCGTGCACATCGTCGGGCCGCATGCCAGCGACATGCTCGGCGAGGCCGGCCTCGCCCTGGAGATGGCCGCCACCGCCACCGACATCGCCCTGACCATCCACGCCCACCCCACCCTGGGCGAGAGCGTCCTGGAAGCCGCCGAGGCCGTGCACAAGCAGGCCATCCACATCGTCAACCGCTGAGTACCGCAGGCCGGGTCCGCCTGTCCCATCGGGGCAGGCGGGCTCTGCATTGCCGCGGCCTTACTCGGGCGGCGTGTCGCGGGTCAGGGCGATGTGCAGGAAGTAGTTGTCGTCGTTCGGGTCCTCCGACTGCTCCTGGAACGCCTCCAGCACCACCGCCATCAGGGCGTCCGCGAGCCGCTTGGCCTGCCGGCGGTTCAGGCGGATCAGCCCGAAGGTGTCCAGCGGCAACTGCTGCCGGATCTCCTCCGGCAGCGCGGCCTGGGTGGGGAACGGCGAGGGCACCAGTTCCTGGCGCAGCAGGTTGTTGCCGTCCACATAGATGCGGATCATCCAGTCCTCGGAGATGCGCTGGTACTGCTGCGTGATGGAGTGGCTGAGGCGGTCGGTGCCCGGCTGGTTCATCTGCGCGATCACGGCGTCCAGCGGCGCGGTGCGGCTGAGGTCCACCATGAATTCCGCACTGACCGCCTGGTACGTGTGGGGTTTGCGCTCCCCGACCTGCCGCAGCAACCCCAGGTCCACGAAACGCCGCACCCAGTACGCCAGCGCGCTGGGGCTGCTGCGGGCGTACCTCGCGGCTTCCGGGATGGTCATGGGCCGGGCCATGAACGGCGCGAGCAGCCGCGCGCGGGAGAAATCCAGCAGGACCCGGCCGGCTTCCGAATCCAGTAGTGTGGCACCTGCCATTCTCAAACTCTACAGGCGTTTTTTTTTCGGACGGGCGCTAACGTATGCGCAGCAGTCCAGCACCCCACGGAGGACCGATGATGAACCGCCGCACCCTACTGCGCTCCGTACTGCTCCTCTGCCTGTGCGTCTCCACGGTGGACGCCACAGACAGCTCGGCGGCATCCGGTTACCCCGGCTGGATCTGCCACATCCTGAACTGCGCCGTGACCCCCTGACCCCACGCCCCTGAGCGTTCCGGCTCCACCCGGACCGGACCGCACTGGGAACCGCTGAGACATCGTCTTCTTCCGCCTTGCTCCCGCTCTCACCCGTTCTCTCCGCCTCAGCGCGGCATGCCCCTGGCGAAAGCCAGGGGTGTGTTCGTGTGGGTCAGGGCACCTCCGCGGTGCCGGCCGCCGGCTCGGGAGTGGGGCGGCGCAGCACGCGGTCCATGCGGCTGTGCTGACGATCCAGCTGCGCGGTCCGGTCCGCAGCGGCGCGGCGCAGGAACCAGGCGCTCAGGCCGGAAGCGACCAGGGACAACGTGACCATGATCAGCAGCGGTTTCTGCTGCGCGATCACGGTGCGGTCCAGCGCGGTGGACACCGTTTCGGCCTTGGGGTGCGGGGCGTCGATCAGCACCATCGGGACCAGCAGCAGCCCGGCCATGAGCAGCAGCGCGGTGAGCAGGTGCCAGCTGCTGTTCAGCTGGCGGAAGAGCCGCTGCAGCCGCCCACTCCCGGACCCGGCGGTCCAGGTCAGGGCCTCGGCCGTCCAGCGCGTGAAGCGGCCCACGGCCGTCCACACCAGGAGCAGGGCCGGCAGGCCCAGCACGGCCGTGAGCAGCAGCCCCAGGATGGCCCGGGCCCGGCCATCGAAGTACCCGGGGGTGGTCACGGCCTGCCACTGCGGCACCACAAGCACCAGCGCCACGATCAGGGTCGTCAGGCGCAGCAGCCACCCCGCCCCGGCCAGGGCAGCGCGGACAGGTGCCGAGGGGCGCGCGGTCCACGCGGCGGCTGTGAGCGCGAAAAGGGCGCCGGCCGCGGTGAAGCCGGCCAGCCCGCGCAGCATCAGCAGGTGGGTCCGGATCTCGCCGGGGGAGAGGTTGGGCGTCTCCGGGTTGACGGGGGTGCTGAGCAGCGGCTGCAACTGGCCCAGGAAGGCCAGGAGCAGGGCGCAGCAGGCGAGCAGGGCGGCGCCGGGCAGGCCGACCTTCAGGGCGGAGGACATGCGCCGAGTATGCCGCCAGGGATGCGGAGCGGGGGACGCATCTGCGGTCCCGGCGTGGGGCAGCCGTTAGGGGAGGGGCGTCCGGCCAGGGGTGGACACGGGCCCCGCGGTCGGGCCAGGTTCCTGTGCTCTGCGCGGGGCGCCCCGTACACTGCGGGCATGGCGACTTCCCTCTCGGACCGGCTCTCCACCGAACTCGCGGGCCTGCGTGACGCGGGCCTGCTCATCTCCCCGCGCGTGCTGGAGGCCCCGCAGCGCGCCCGCACCCGCGTGGACGGCCGCGCGGTCGTGAACCTCGCCAGCAACAACTACCTGGGCTTCGCCGACCACCCGAAACTCAAGGCCCGCGCGCAGGAGTACCTGGAAAAGTGGGGCGCCGGGGCGGGCGCCGTGCGCACCATCGCCGGCACCATGCAGATTCACGAGGACTTCGAGCGGCAGATCGCGGCGTTCAAGCACACCGGCAGCGCGCTGGTCCTGCACAGCGGCTTCACCACCAACCAGGGCGTGCTGGGCGCACTGCTGCAGGAAGGCGACCTGGTCGTCAGTGACGAGCTGAACCACGCCAGCATCATCGACGGGCTGCGGCTGACGAAAGCGACCCGCAAGGTGTTCCGGCATGCCGACCCGGCCGACCTGGAACGCGTGCTGCGCGAGAACCCCACCGACGGTCTGGTGATGGTCGTCACGGACGGGGTGTTCAGCATGGACGGCGACGTCGCCCCGCTGGATGAACTTGTGGCGGTCGCGCGGAAGTTCGGCGCGGTCACGTACGTGGACGACGCGCACGGCTCGGGCGTGATGGGCCCGCAGGGCAGCGGCACGGTGCATCACTTCGGGTTCGAGTACGCCGACGACGTGATCCAGGTCGGCACGCTGAGCAAGGCCTGGGGCGGCGTGGGGGGCTACGCAGCCGGGCACGGGGACCTGCGGCAGCTGCTGATCAACCGCGCGCGCCCGTACCTGTTCTCGACCGCCATGGCCCCTGCCACGGTGGGCGCGCTGGCCGCCGCGCTGGACGAGGTGCAGGCCGATCCCAACCTGATGGAGCGCCTGTGGGACAACACCCGCTTCTTCAAGGCGGAACTGCACCGCCTGGGCTTCGACACCATGGGCAGCGTGACGCCCATCACGCCCGTGGTGTTCGGCGAGGCGCCCGCGGCGTTCGAGGCCAGCCGCCGCCTGTTCGACGAGGGCATCTTCGCGGTGGGTCTGGGCTTCCCGACCGTGCCGCGCGGCAAGGCCCGCATCCGGAACATCGTGACCGCCGAGCACACCCGCGCGGACCTGGAGCAGGCCCTGGGCGCGTATGAGAAGGTCGGCCGGGCGCTGGGCATCATCTGAAGGGCCCCACACGGGCAGGCGGGGCGCGCGCCCTATCATCCTGGGCATGACCAACCGGCCGCCCGTGGGCGACAGACAAGACAAGGGGGCGCAGGTGCAGGCGATGTTTGCCAGCATCGCGCCCCGCTACGACCTCCTCAACCGCGTGCTGAGCCTGGGCGTGGACCGCTCCTGGCGCCGCGCGGCCGTGACCGAGGCCCTGGCGAAAAGCCCCGCCCGGATCCTGGACGTGGCGACCGGCACCGGCGACTTCGCGCTGGAACTCAAGACCCGCGCCCCGCACGCGCAGGTGGTCGGCAGCGACTTCGTGCCGGAAATGCTGGAGATCGCCCGCGGGAAGGCCGCCGCCCGCCACCTGGACGTCCAGCTGGAGCAGGGGGACGCCCTGAGCCTGCCCTACCCGGACGGCAGTTTCGACGTGGTGACCTGCTCGTTCGGGTTCCGGAACTTCGCGGATTACGCCCGCGGCCTCGCGGAGATGTGGCGGGTGCTGGCGCCGGGAGGGCGGGCCGTGATCCTGGAGTTCCCGCCGCCCGCCCCGGGCCTGTTCGGGCTGCTGTTCCGCTTCTACTTCCGTCAGGTGCTTCCGCGGATCGGGGCGCTGGTCAGCGGGAACGGCGGGGCGTACACGTACCTGCCGGAAAGCGTGCTGGCCTTCCCCGACCCGGAACGCCTGGCCGGGCTGATGCGCGCCACGGGGTTCCGGACCCGCTACCGCCTGCTGACCTTCGGAATCGCAGCCATCCACGTCGGCGACAAGACCTGAGCCTCCCCGCGCTTGACATGGAAGGAGAAGTCCTGTACACTTCTCCTTCTGGTCAGTTGCTTGACCATGCAGGCCCAGCATGCGGTTGCGCAGCGGGCCCCTCCCGGGTGACCGGGGAAGGCAGTGCGAATCTCACGAAGTACCGCTGCACTTGAGGGAGACGCCCACCTCCAGGATAAAAAACGGGCGTGCGACTGGCAGAATGCGGCAAGACCCGCAGCGCCGGACCACACAGGAGACCTTTGCGGGTCTCCTTTCTCATGTCGGTAAGGGAAAACAGTACTGATAATCCCCTTCTGATGGGCCCGCTGGACCCTGAGACGATCCCGTCCATGCCCCCACTGGCTGGTCTGATGGGGGTGTCATTTCCAATGTGGCTCACACTTCGCTGACGTGAGAAGTCTAAACTCCATGAGGTTTTTTCAATTTAGAGTGTGTTCAAGGAGAACCTCATGTCTAGCCAGCAGGGCCGACAGGCCCCTCAGCCGCCCCGTGCAGACCGCCCTCCGTACCGCGCCCCCCAGGTCACCAACCTGGGCCCCTGGGCCCAGCTCACCCTGGCCTACTCCGTGCCTATCGTGCCCCCCGCCGGAGGCCCCCAGTGACCCTGCGCACCAACACCCTGCTCCTCGCCGGCCTGCTCACCCTCAGCGCCTGCACCACCAGCCCCACCCCCCCCACACAACCCCAGACCGGCGCCAGCACCAAAGCGGCCCTCGGCGTATACGAACTCAGCCTCAGCGGCGACGGCAAAACCGCCAAGCAAGCCAGCGTCCGCGCCCAGGCCAACGAGGTCGGCGGCCTGAGCTTCCAGAGCGTGCAGTACGGCTACACCGTTGACAGCCAGAGCAACTCCACCGTCGCCTACGCCACCTTCGACGTCACCAACAACAGCGGCACCGACATCACCGCCCCCACCCTCGTGCCCATCGACACCGCCGGCACGGGCGGCACCGTCGGCTACACCGCGTTCCGTGAACTGAAAACCTTCGGCGGCGCCGACGCCTCCAGCAAGGCCGCCGGCCTCACCTACACCCAGGGCACCAACCAGCAGGGCCACACCACCCCCCTCGTCGCCAGCCTGGACAGCGGCAGCATCACCGGCATCAACACCGGCACCACGCAACTCGCCGGCACCGCCCGCAGCGGCTGGGTCATGCCCGCCCTCACCAACGGCGCCACCGGCCGCGTCACCGTCGCCATCCGCATCCCCGGCACCGACGCACAACAGAACCCCTTCTCCTTCAACATGGTCTTCACCGTCGCCGACAACGTGCCCCAGACCAGCACCCTGACCAACATCGGCACGGTGCAGGGCGCCACTCCCAGTGGGGACGCCCCGGCTGCCCTGACCGGTACCCAGACGGTGGAAGGGGTCATTACGGCCTACTACCCCAAACTCAGCGGTTTCTTCGTTCAGGAAGAAGGCATGGACGCCGACGCCGACCTCACGACCAGCAACGGCGTCTTCGTGTACTGCAACACCGCCTGCCCCACGGACCTTCAGTCTGGGGAACGGGTCCGCGTGACGGGCACCATCGCGGAATACAACAAGGGCACCCAAATGGCTTCCCCCACCATCACCCGCCTGATGGCTGGCCTCGCCCTGCCGGACGCGATCACTGTGACCCTGCCTGTCGTGGATACGCAACTGGAACGCTACGAAGGTATGCGTCTCACGTTCCCGGAAACCCTGACCATCACGAACAACTACCCCTACGGTCAATACGGTGAACTGGGCCTTTCCAACGCCGGACGCATGTTCAACCCCACGAACGGCAATGCCGCCAGCACCGCACAGGCCCAGATCCTGCTCGACGACGGCGTGAGCAACTCCTACCCCAACCCCCTGGCCTACCTGAGCAGCGAGAACACCCGCCGCACCGGCGATACCATCACGGGCCTGAACGGCATCTGGCACACCATCGCCAACCTGCCCATGCTGGAACCCGAGGGCACGGTCAACTTCCAGAGCGTGAACACCCGCGCCGGCAACCTCACGCCCAAAGATGTGGGCGGCACCCTGAAAGTCGGCGGCGCGAACGTCCTGAACTACTTCACCACCTTCGGCAGCCGCGGCGCGAACAACGCCACGGAATTCGCCCGCCAGCGTGCGAAGACCGCCTCCAACCTGGTGGCCCTGAACGCCGACGTCCTCACCCTCATGGAAGTGCAGAACAACGGTGACACTGCGCTTAACGACCTCGTGGCCGCTCTGAACGAGAAGGCCGGCGCCGGCACCTACGCCGCGATCCAGACCAGCACGGTCGGTACCGACGAGATCAAGGTCGCCATCATCTACAAACCCGGCAAAGTTACCCCCGTCGGCACGTACCAGCTCGACACGGACAGCATCCACTCCCGCCCGCCCGTCGCCCAGACCTTCCAGGACAACACCACCAAAGGCGTATTTACGGTGGTGGCCAATCACCTGAAGAGCAAGGGGTGCAGTGGCGCGACTGGCGCCAACGCCGACCAGGGCGACGGTCAGGGGTGCTGGAACGCCCTGCGCGTACAGCAGGCCACGCAGCTCTTGAACTTCGTCAACACGCTGAAAACCAGCACCGGCGACCAAGACGTCATTCTGATGGGCGACTTCAATGCATACGGTGCTGAGGATCCCATCAAGACGATTCAGAATGGCGGCTTTGAAAGCCTCAACCTCCGTATCCCCGCCGAGGACCGTTACAGCTACCAGTTCAACGGCACGTTCGGATATCTCGACCACGCCCTGGCCAGCAGCAATCTGAGCGCGCAGGTCACCGGCATCACCGAGTGGCACGTCAATAGCGACGAACCCATTGCCGCCGACTACAACACCGATGACGGTGCCGTGGATCTCTTCGACCCCATGACCCCCTTCCGCGCCAGCGACCACGACCCTGTTCTGGTGGGCCTAAACCTGAACGCTGACACGATTGTCACCCCTCCCCCTGCTCCGACCACTAGTCTCAGCGCCAACCCGACTACCCTGAGCGTCACGGCGGACGGAACCAGCAGCGCTAGCAGCACCGTCACGGCCAACACCCAGAACTACAACGGGGCTGACCTCGCCATCACCACCAGCAACGCGGCGGGCCTGAGCGTTACCACCTCCTCCGCCACTGTGGCCCCGATCGGCACCTTTACGGTGACTGTTAAGGCCCCTGTTGGCACGACATCCGGCAGTTACCCGGTGACCGTCACCACAACCGGCGACAACGGTCTGAGCGCCAGCACCACCATCAGCGTGACCGTTACCGCCGCGCCCACCACTGGGCCTGTGAACCATCTCGTGATCAGCCAGGTCTACCCGGGCGGCGGCGGTGGCAGCGCCACAGCTTCTTACAAGAACGATTACGTGGAGGTGTTCAACCCCACCGGCCAGAGCATCAATCTGACCGGCTACAGCCTCCAGTACTACTCCGCTGCGGGGACCACCACCAGCAATACCTTTAACCTAAGTGGGACCCTGACCGCCGGACAATACCTGCTCGTGAAGACGGGTCAGGCCGGCACGGGGGGGGCAGACCTGACCGGTGCGGACCTCACGAC from Deinococcus ficus includes:
- a CDS encoding MBL fold metallo-hydrolase, encoding MLRVQVLGEPGGDNALFVTADGGQGLTRLLLDCGGRTVDALPFGEVQQIDHLLFSHLHMDHVAGFDAFFRVNFERTARENHLWGPPGAARILSHRFQGFWWNHAPDLRGTWFVHEVGEGAVQSFRFEAHEAFEVQHEAGRRPHDGVILSTPQVSVQAVSLRHQGVSLGFILREPERVNVNAAALAALGVPGGRWLAQLKAGVTGQLDVNGVLHDAAELRARLLQSEAGESAAYFTDFLLDEGEVQRLAPLLRGVQTLYVEAQYAPADAALAARHHHTTAVQGAALARAAGVQALVLLHVSRRYDPPAWQAMLRAAQEVFPAARFPDGWFRGS
- the hemW gene encoding radical SAM family heme chaperone HemW gives rise to the protein MTAPAAPLPDQVVRHLYVHVPFCPSICPYCDFHVLTRRAGMVEAYLARLEQEAAELAGQYDVQLDTVYVGGGTPSFLRDAEITQLARSVQRHLGWGGVENTLEINPGTVSADRAALWRDLGFTRASVGVQSLHDPTLKFLGRTHDAQQARRAVQTLTAADFRVSGDLITAVPGQPLEADIHGLVDLGVGHVSAYTLTIEPGTEFARRGVTVQEDDERAGFERTEELLSARGFTRYEVSNYALPGQESRHNLAYWHGRTYLGLGPGAAGHYPAPAGRGLLTTRRTNPHLHDWLTGAAGETLPVDAVEYVTDALFMGLRLREGLDLRALAARSGVDVAARYAAVIERNVRRGLLTLHGAQLRATPDGWWVLNRVVAEFLDEDG
- the lpdA gene encoding dihydrolipoyl dehydrogenase, with the translated sequence MTKSYDFDVLVIGAGPGGYHAAIRAAQLGLKTACVEREAVGGVCLNWGCIPTKALLHAGEMVHESKQAADFGLTFSGTSLNIGKLNGWKEGIVKKLTGGVSGLFKANKVTLLTGQASFVDDHTVKVGDQTHTAANIIIATGSEPATLPGITVDQQVIVDSTGALNVPDPIPGRMLCIGGGVIGFEFAHIYNNLGSDVKVIEFLPTVIPGADTDAVAAFRKSMEKQGIKVATQTKANRAEKKADGVHVELEDVKTGAKTVEVYDRVLVAIGRRPRTDGLNPEKAGVTVTDRGFIPADRKQRTNVPHIYAIGDVASNPMLAHKAMKEGLVAAEVIAGKPAEQDAVAIPGVVYTSPELAWVGLTEAEAKEKGYEVKTGNFPFAASGRAMTLQSTDGFVKMIVEKDTDLLLGVHIVGPHASDMLGEAGLALEMAATATDIALTIHAHPTLGESVLEAAEAVHKQAIHIVNR
- a CDS encoding helix-turn-helix transcriptional regulator, which gives rise to MAGATLLDSEAGRVLLDFSRARLLAPFMARPMTIPEAARYARSSPSALAYWVRRFVDLGLLRQVGERKPHTYQAVSAEFMVDLSRTAPLDAVIAQMNQPGTDRLSHSITQQYQRISEDWMIRIYVDGNNLLRQELVPSPFPTQAALPEEIRQQLPLDTFGLIRLNRRQAKRLADALMAVVLEAFQEQSEDPNDDNYFLHIALTRDTPPE
- a CDS encoding BioF/Kbl family PLP-dependent acyltransferase produces the protein MATSLSDRLSTELAGLRDAGLLISPRVLEAPQRARTRVDGRAVVNLASNNYLGFADHPKLKARAQEYLEKWGAGAGAVRTIAGTMQIHEDFERQIAAFKHTGSALVLHSGFTTNQGVLGALLQEGDLVVSDELNHASIIDGLRLTKATRKVFRHADPADLERVLRENPTDGLVMVVTDGVFSMDGDVAPLDELVAVARKFGAVTYVDDAHGSGVMGPQGSGTVHHFGFEYADDVIQVGTLSKAWGGVGGYAAGHGDLRQLLINRARPYLFSTAMAPATVGALAAALDEVQADPNLMERLWDNTRFFKAELHRLGFDTMGSVTPITPVVFGEAPAAFEASRRLFDEGIFAVGLGFPTVPRGKARIRNIVTAEHTRADLEQALGAYEKVGRALGII
- the ubiE gene encoding bifunctional demethylmenaquinone methyltransferase/2-methoxy-6-polyprenyl-1,4-benzoquinol methylase UbiE, yielding MTNRPPVGDRQDKGAQVQAMFASIAPRYDLLNRVLSLGVDRSWRRAAVTEALAKSPARILDVATGTGDFALELKTRAPHAQVVGSDFVPEMLEIARGKAAARHLDVQLEQGDALSLPYPDGSFDVVTCSFGFRNFADYARGLAEMWRVLAPGGRAVILEFPPPAPGLFGLLFRFYFRQVLPRIGALVSGNGGAYTYLPESVLAFPDPERLAGLMRATGFRTRYRLLTFGIAAIHVGDKT